From the genome of Primulina eburnea isolate SZY01 chromosome 12, ASM2296580v1, whole genome shotgun sequence, one region includes:
- the LOC140807146 gene encoding GRF1-interacting factor 3-like isoform X1 produces the protein MKAAEMQQPGPIFPVMQSFPPTNITTEQIQKYLDENKKLILAILDNQNLGKLAECAQYQAQLQKNLMYLAAIADAQPQTSAMPPPMTPHPAMQQGAFYMPHPQAAAMAQQAGIFPTRAPFNSPHPMQDMRQQLPQAPPHLHSTQAYAGAINGMQPAQTEANLGVSRSIPSSKSGPTDTHGVNKQDKPDTGAKTKSDVKRSSNVAHGSSHGPEAK, from the exons AT GAAAGCTGCAGAGATGCAGCAACCAGGTCCAATATTTCCTGTCATGCAGTCATTTCCCCCTACCAATATCACCACCGAACAGATTCAGAAG TACCTTGATGAGAACAAGAAGTTGATATTGGCGATATTGGACAATCAAAATCTTGGCAAACTTGCCGAGTGTGCCCA GTATCAGGCTCaacttcaaaaaaatttaatgtatTTGGCCGCAATTGCTGATGCACAACCTCAGACATCAGCAATGCCTCCTCCG ATGACTCCGCATCCTGCTATGCAGCAGGGCGCATTTTACATGCCACATCCTCAAGCTGCAGCCATGGCTCAGCAAGCAGGTATTTTCCCCACACGAGCACCATTTAATTCACCACACCCAATGCAAGATATGCGGCAGCAATTGCCACAAGCACCTCCCCACCTGCATTCCACACAAGCATACGCTGGAGCCATCAATGGTATGCAACCAGCACAAACCGAAGCCAATCTTGGAGTTAGCCGCAGCATTCCATCTTCAAAATCTGGTCCGACCGATACACATGGAGTAAATAAGCAAGATAAACCTGACACGGGTGCCAAAACCAAATCTGATGTCAAAAGAAGCTCAAATGTAGCACATGGTAGTTCTCATGGACCGGAAGCCAAGTAA
- the LOC140807146 gene encoding GRF1-interacting factor 3-like isoform X2, translating into MQQPGPIFPVMQSFPPTNITTEQIQKYLDENKKLILAILDNQNLGKLAECAQYQAQLQKNLMYLAAIADAQPQTSAMPPPMTPHPAMQQGAFYMPHPQAAAMAQQAGIFPTRAPFNSPHPMQDMRQQLPQAPPHLHSTQAYAGAINGMQPAQTEANLGVSRSIPSSKSGPTDTHGVNKQDKPDTGAKTKSDVKRSSNVAHGSSHGPEAK; encoded by the exons ATGCAGCAACCAGGTCCAATATTTCCTGTCATGCAGTCATTTCCCCCTACCAATATCACCACCGAACAGATTCAGAAG TACCTTGATGAGAACAAGAAGTTGATATTGGCGATATTGGACAATCAAAATCTTGGCAAACTTGCCGAGTGTGCCCA GTATCAGGCTCaacttcaaaaaaatttaatgtatTTGGCCGCAATTGCTGATGCACAACCTCAGACATCAGCAATGCCTCCTCCG ATGACTCCGCATCCTGCTATGCAGCAGGGCGCATTTTACATGCCACATCCTCAAGCTGCAGCCATGGCTCAGCAAGCAGGTATTTTCCCCACACGAGCACCATTTAATTCACCACACCCAATGCAAGATATGCGGCAGCAATTGCCACAAGCACCTCCCCACCTGCATTCCACACAAGCATACGCTGGAGCCATCAATGGTATGCAACCAGCACAAACCGAAGCCAATCTTGGAGTTAGCCGCAGCATTCCATCTTCAAAATCTGGTCCGACCGATACACATGGAGTAAATAAGCAAGATAAACCTGACACGGGTGCCAAAACCAAATCTGATGTCAAAAGAAGCTCAAATGTAGCACATGGTAGTTCTCATGGACCGGAAGCCAAGTAA
- the LOC140807413 gene encoding alpha-soluble NSF attachment protein-like has product MGDQTARAEEFEQQAEKKLAGWGILGSKYEDAADLFEKAANAYKLSKSWDRAGAVYVKLANCYLKSDSKHEAANAYAEAAHCYKKINTKESVACLEQSVNLFLDIGRLNMSARYFKEIAELYEQEQNLEKAIDYYDKAADLFESEEATSSANQCKQKIAEFAARLEQYQKAIEIYEDITRQSLSNNLLKYGVKGHLLNAGICQLCRGDFVAINNALERYQELDPTFSGTREYKLLVELAAAVDEENVAKFTDAVKEFDSMTQLDAWKTTLLLRVKEAVKAKELEEDDLT; this is encoded by the exons ATGGGGGATCAGACAGCAAGAGCAGAAGAATTCGAGCAGCAAGCCGAGAAAAAGCTTGCCGGCTGGGGTATTCTCGGCTCCAAATACGAGGACGCCGCTGATTTGTTCGAAAAGGCCGCCAATGCCTACAAACTTTCCAAATCAT GGGATCGAGCTGGAGCAGTGTATGTTAAGTTGGCAAACTGTTACTTGAAG TCGGATAGCAAGCATGAAGCTGCTAATGCTTACGCTGAAGCTGCTCATTGCTATAAAAAAATCAACACAAAAG AGTCAGTAGCTTGTTTGGAGCAATctgtaaatttatttttggatattGGAAGGCTTAATATGTCCGCCAGATATTTCAAG GAAATTGCAGAGTTGTATGAACAAGAGCAAAACTTGGAAAAGGCTATTGATTACTATGATAAAGCTGCTGATCTCTTTGAAAGTGAAGAAGCAACAAGTTCTGCAAATCAGTGTAAGCAGAAAATTGCAGAATTTGCTGCTCGACTCGAACA ATACCAAAAGGCAATTGAGATTTATGAAGATATAACAAGACAGTCGCTCAGTAATAACTTGTTGAAGTATGGAGTTAAAGGACACCTTCTAAACGCTGGCATTTGTCAACTCTGCCGGGGTGATTTTGTTGCAATCAACAATGCCTTGGAGCGGTACCAG GAACTAGATCCTACATTTTCAGGAACACGTGAGTACAAATTGCTAGTG GAATTAGCTGCTGCTGTTGACGAGGAAAATGTTGCAAAGTTCACTGATGCTGTAAAGGAATTTGATAGCATGACTCAACTG GATGCTTGGAAGACAACACTTCTATTGAGAGTGAAGGAAGCGGTAAAGGCTAAAGAACTGGAGGAAGACGATCTTACTTAG